From the genome of Artemia franciscana unplaced genomic scaffold, ASM3288406v1 Scaffold_3793, whole genome shotgun sequence, one region includes:
- the LOC136043237 gene encoding zinc finger protein 883-like, whose product MKKIMDKELYDYKAPPDELVHDVRSLAVTVFRLRTSHAKTRSVLHKWGRVSSPLCDICNEYDDVRHILIKCTKYEAQRNLFRNQIIKYFGAFTMRAILGQAKSPNIQLCSYPQICLTSTNDVHSFLHNLFLHNLFLNSVDFFLFSGHLSSSVSGLHLQGNTSLVASENLSANCFSNSFAFESEEKNLKIQKTCLKSRLQSKKHRKLERHLRTRKGEKTYNCGLCDTFFSTVQKLKRHLRVHTGEKPFKCDVCNKTFSQAASLNTHQRVHTGEKPFRCDVCDKTFSQATHLNTHQRVHTGEKPFKCDVCDKIFSQAATLNTHQRVHTGEKPFKCDICHKTFSLVHTLNTHKRVHSGEKPFKCDECDKKFSLKCNLNTHQRMHSGEKPFNCDECDKTFSLAATLKTHQRVHTGEKPFRCDVCYKSFSLVHTLNTHKRVHSGEKPFKCDECDKKFSLKRNLNTHQRMHSGEKPFICDECDKTFSQAAHLKKHHRVHMKEKPFKCDEFEKFFSHRESLNRNKTHHTNDKPFK is encoded by the exons ATGAAGAAGATAATGGATAAAG AACTTTATGATTATAAGGCACCACCTGATGAACTTGTGCATGATGTTAGATCTCTAGCTGTTACTGTTTTTAGATTGAGGACAAGTCATGCCAAAACCCGTTCAGTTTTACATAAGTGGGGGAGAGTTAGCTCGCCCCTCTGTGATATTTGTAATGAGTATGATGATGTTAGGCATATTCTCATTAAGTGCACAAAATATGAAGCACAAAGAAATTTGTTCAGAAACCAAATTATAAAGTATTTTGGTGCTTTTACAATGAGAGCAATCCTAGGTCAGGCTAAGTCCCCTAA TATTCAACTTTGCAGTTACCCCCAAATATGTTTGACTTCAACAAATGATGTGCATTCTTTTCTTCATAACTTGTTCCTTCATAACTTGTTTTTAAACTCGGtagacttctttttattttcaggtcACTTGTCATCAAGCGTGTCTGGACTACACTTACAGGGAAACACGTCACTAGTTGCTTCAGAGAATTTATCTGCCAATTGTTTCTCAAATTCATTTGCTTTCgaatctgaagaaaaaaacttaaaaattcagaaaacatGTTTGAAAAGTCGCCTTCAAAGTAAAAAGCATAGAAAATTGGAAAGACATCTAAGAACACGTAAAGGGGAAAAGACGTATAATTGTGGTTTATGTGACACATTTTTTTCTACAGTGCAAAAACTGAAACGGCACCTAAGAGTGCACACGGGTGAGAAACCTTTTAAGTGTGATGTATGTAACAAGACCTTTTCTCAAGCAGCATCTTTGAACACGCATCAAAGAGTGCATAcgggtgagaaaccgtttaGATGTGATGTATGCGACAAGACCTTTTCTCAAGCAACACATTTGAACACGCATCAAAGAGTGCATAcgggtgagaaaccgtttaaatgtgatgtatgtgaCAAGATCTTTTCTCAAGCAGCAACTTTGAACACGCATCAAAGAGTGCATACcggtgagaaaccgtttaaatgtgatatATGTCACAAAACATTTTCGCTGGTGCATACTTTAAACACACACAAACGAGTGCATTCgggtgaaaaaccgtttaaatgtgatgaATGTGACAAGAAATTTTCTCTAAAGTGTAATTTAAACACGCATCAAAGAATGCATTcgggtgagaaaccgtttaatTGTGATGAATGTGACAAGACCTTTTCTCTAGCAGCAACTTTAAAGACGCATCAAAGAGTGCATactggtgagaaaccgtttagATGTGATGTATGTTACAAAAGCTTTTCGCTGGTACATACTTTAAACACACACAAACGAGTGCATTCgggtgaaaaaccgtttaaatgtgatgaATGTGACAAGAAATTTTCTCTAAAGCGTAATTTAAACACGCATCAAAGAATGCATTcaggtgagaaaccgtttaTTTGTGATGAATGTGACAAGACCTTTTCTCAAGCGGCACATTTGAAGAAGCACCACAGAGTGCATATGAAAGAGAAACCTTTCAAATGCGATGAATTTGAGAAATTCTTTTCTCATCGGGAGTCTTTGAACAGGAATAAAACACATCATACAAATGATAAACCTTTTAAATGA